Below is a genomic region from Gillisia sp. Hel_I_86.
GTAATAAGAATAAGAATATCCCCTTTTGCAACCCTTCTTGCTGCTGCACCGTTAAGAGTTATCTCCCCAGAATTTCTAGGGCCTGGGATGGCATAAGTTTCTAAACGCTCCCCGTTATTGTTGTTTACTATTTGAACTTTTTCGCCTTCAATTATATTGGCAGCATCCATAAGGTCTTGATCTATGGTAATGCTTCCAATGTAATTAAGATCGGCGCCAGTACATTTTACGCGATGAATTTTAGATTTTACTACGTGAATCAACATACAATTTATTTAATAATTTAAGGCTATGTTGTCTATAAGCCTAATGTCTTCGAAATACACCGCGATAAACGCTCGAACAAGTTTACCATTAACATCATTTGTTATTGGCTTCAATGTTTCGCTATCGGCAATCTCGAAATATTCCAATTTGAAATAGGGATGTGCTTTAAATTCATTTTCCACCCATTGTGTTATCTGATTTGCACTTTCTATGCCAAATTTATCCTTTGCCTTTAACAGTGTTTCATGTATAAACGATGCCTCAAGACGAATTTTTGGGATTAGTCGTTCATTTCTGGAACTTCTTGCTAACCCGTTATGTTCCCGATTAATGGGGCAGGCTATTACTTCTACGGGAAGCTGGTAGCACTGCACGAGTTTTTTTATTATTTGTAACTGTTGGTAATCTTTTTCCCCAAAAAACGCTTTATCGGGCTGTACCATCTCGAAAAGTTTTTTTATAACCGTACCAACTCCGTCAAAATGTCCGTTTCTGTATTTTCCTTCCATTTTATGTTCCAAACCGTCAAATTGAAAATGTTCAGACTGGATATTGTTACTATAAAGTTCGGCTGCAGAGGGAGTAAAACCAATCACATTAAGGTTCAATTCTTCTAATTTTTGGATGTCAGAATCCAATGTTCTGGGATATTTGTCCAAATCTATTGCATTATCGAACTGGGTGGGATTGATAAAAATACTCACTACAACGACATCACAAACAGCAGCAGCTTGCCTAATCAAAGACAAGTGCCCTTCATGCAATGCGCCCATTGTAGGCACGAATCCTATGGAGGAATCTTTGGATTTTAATTTGGAAATAACCTCTGTCAAGGTCGCTTTCTCTTTAATAATCTGCATTTTATTATAAAATTAACAGCGTGCAAACTTAATATATTACTGGCAAACTGCATAAAATTTTGTAATTTTGCGTGTTTTTTATTCGCAAAAGCAAAACATTTATGAAAGATAAGAGGATATTGTACGTATCATCTGAAGTTATTCCTTACCTGCCCGAAACCGATATATCATCTATGTCTTTTGAAGCTGCCAGAATGGTAAATGGTTTAGGAGGACAAATTAGGATATTTATGCCACGTTATGGCAACATCAATGAAAGAAGGCATCAGTTGCATGAAGTGATTAGGTTGTCTGGGATGAATTTGGTGATAGACGATCTGGATATGCCGTTAATTATTAAGGTTGCCTCTATTCCAAAAGAACGGATGCAGGTTTATTTTATAGATAACGAAGATTATTTCAAGAGAAAAGCAACACTTACAGATGAGGACGGGAATTTGTTTCCAGATAACGACGAACGTGCAATTTTCTTTGCCAAAGGAGTAATTGAAACAGTAAAGAAATTAAACTGGTCCCCAGATATTATACACGTTCATGGTTGGTTATCTTCATTATTGCCATTATACCTAAGGAACTACTACGGAAACGAGCCATTATTTTCTGGCGCAAAAATTGTTACCTCTATATACAATCAAAGTTTCGATGAATCGTTAGATGCAGGAATGCACAAGAAAATTCTTTTTGATGGGTTGGAAAATAATAATGTAAAGCATTTGAAAAAACCTACCTATGTTAATTTGATGAAAACCGCAATAGATAATTCTGATGCGGTGATTATTGGTGGAAATAATATTCCGGCAGAATTATCAAAATACCTAAATAAGCAGGAAATTCCGGTTTTGGATTATAAAACACCAGAAGAATTTTCTACTGCATACCAAGATTTTTACGATACTCAAGTATTATCACAATAAGTAATTTATACCGAATGAATTTTTTGAAAAGAGCACGCCTGGTTTCAGTAGCAATGCTATTGGTGTTGGCATTTACCTCATGTGATGACGATTTTAATACCATTGGCGGCAGGCTTGTGGGACAGTTTGATTCCATCCCCCTTTATGAAGCTGGAGTGATTGGTTATAGCAATAAAATTGGGCCAGTTCAAACCAATGGGCGGACTACAGATGGAACTGCTATAAATTTGTTAGGAATTTATAATGATCCAGTTTATGGGCAACAAGTAGCGAGTGTTTTAACCCAATTATCCTTGTCTACAACTAGCCCCGAGTTCGGGGATCAGCCTGTTGTGGACAGTGTTGTATTAACACTCGCCTATTATAGTACGGTAGTTGAAACGGGAGAAGATGGAAATCCGGTTTATGAATTGGATTCTATTTTTGGTGATTCTCCGTATAAATTAACGGTTAGTAGATCTAATTTTTTCCTTAATAATTTTGATCCAGAAGCCGATTTTGCTAGCGTTCAAAAATATTACTCTAACCAAGGGCCTGTTTTCGAAAATAATTTAATTGGAGCTCCTTTGTATACGAACGAGAATTTTTTACCATCAAACAATGAGGTGGTTTATGAAGGGTTCAATGAGCAAAATGAAGTGGACACCATTCGTACTACTCCCCGACTTAGAGCTAATTTACCAGTACAATTTTTTCAAGAGAATATTATTAATAAAGAAGGTTCTATAGAGCTTTTCAATAATAACAACTTCAATAACTTTATTAGAGGACTCTATTTTAAGGCTGAACCTTTAAATGGAGGCGGTAATATGTTATTGCTGGATTTCAGTTATCTTACTAATCCAGATGTAGGAATTATGATTTATTATACTTCCCAAGTAGAAGATTCTTCCGATTCTGATGGGGATGGGGATACTACTGAAATGATAGGACAACCGGCATCTTATAAATTGAATTTTGGAACAAATACCGTAAACACGTTTTCACAAGATTTTCCAGCGGGGATAGCTTCAGAAATTACGGAAACAAATTCTGAGGCAGGAGCTAAGAATTTGTTTTTAAAAGGAGGAGAAGGCGTGGTTTCAGTCATTAGATTGTTCGAAGATGAAGCAGAATTAGCAGAATTGAGAGCTAATAACTGGTTGATCAACGAAGCAAACCTAACCTTTTTTGTAGATCAGGATAGAGTTGAAATTGGGGAATCTGAACCAGAAAGAATTTACTTATACAATTTAAAAACCAACGAGCAATTGTTCGATTATCTAATAGATCCCACCTTAAATACTGAAAGTCCTTTAAATTCTCTCATCTCACATTCCAGTAGATTGGAAAGAGATGAAAGCGGTGCAGGAGTTAGTTATAAAATAAGGATTACCGAGCATATAAAGAACGTTTTAAACAAAGACTCTACAAATGTAAAGCTAGGGCTGGTAGTTACGCAAAACATTAATTTGGTTGGAAATTCAGCTTTAAAAACTGTCATAGATAGTATTACAAGAGTTCCTAGAGCATCTGTTATTTCTCCAGAAGGAACGGTGTTGCATGGGAATTTATCTCCAAATGTGGATAAAAGATTAAAATTTAATATTTATTATACAGAAACAAACAATTAGAGTATGTGCGGAATTGTAGGTTATATAGGGCATAGAGAAGCTTATCCTATAGTGTTAAAAGGATTGCATAGATTAGAGTATAGAGGGTATGATAGTGCTGGGATTGCATTGTTTGACGGGGAAGAACTTAATCTTTGTAAGACCAAAGGGAAAGTAGCAGATCTTGAAGCCAAGTTTAATGCTACCACTTCCACTAAAGGAAATATTGGGATAGGGCATACAAGATGGGCAACACATGGGGTGCCAAATGATGTAAATTCGCATCCACATTATTCCAATTCTGGAAATTTGGTGATAATCCATAACGGGATTATAGAAAATTATTCTTCCCTTAAAAAGGAGTTGATTAAAAGGGGCTATACTTTTCAATCTGATACCGATACGGAAGTGTTGGTAAACCTTATTGAAGATGTAATGATCAATGAAGATGTGATGTTGGGGAAAGCAGTGCAAATTGCACTTAACCAAACTATCGGGGCCTACGCTATTACCATTTTTGATAAAAGAAAAGAAAATGAACTGGTGGTTGCCCGGTTAGGGAGTCCATTAGCAATAGGGATTGGAGAAAATGAATTTTTTATAGCATCTGATGCTTCTCCATTTATTGAGTTCACCAATAATGCTATTTATCTTGAAGATGGTGAAATGGCCGTGGTGAGACTTGATAAAGAAATTAAAGTTAGAAAAATACATGATGACTCTTTAGTAGATCCATATATTCAGGAATTACAATTGAATTTAGAGCAGATTGAAAAAGGAGGCTATGATCATTTTATGCTTAAAGAGATCTATGAGCAGCCTAATGCCATAACAGATACCTATAGGGGGCGCATGTTGGTGGATAAGGGCATAATTAGAATGGCTGGGGTAGACGATAATATTGAGCGTATTGCAAAGGCAAAGAGAATTCTTGTTGTTGCCTGTGGAACTTCATGGCATGCGGGATTGGTAGCCGAGTATATTTTCGAAGACCTTGCAAGAATCCCTGTAGAAGTTGAATATGCTTCAGAATTTAGATATAGAAATCCCGTAATTCATGAAAACGATGTTGTAATTGCCATTTCTCAAAGTGGGGAAACTGCAGATACCATGGCCGCAATAAAGCTTGCTAAAGAAAAAGGAGCCTTTGTATTTGGGGTATGTAACGTCGTAGGGTCATCAATATCCAGGGAAACCCATGCGGGAGCTTACACGCATGCAGGTCCAGAGATAGGGGTTGCTTCAACCAAAGCTTTTACAACCCAGATCACGGTACTTACTTTAATGGCTTTAAAACTGGCAAAACATAGGGGCACCATATCCGATACAGATTTTAGACATCATTTACAGCAATTGGAAGCCATTCCTGTCAAGATCTCTAAGGTTTTAGAAACAACGAACGAGCATATTAAAGAAATCGCCTTTAAATATAAAGAAGCAACAAATTGCCTTTATTTGGGAAGAGGTTATAATTTCCCGGTGGCGCTGGAAGGAGCCTTGAAATTAAAAGAAATCTCCTATATCCATGCTGAAGGATATCCTGCTGCCGAAATGAAACACGGGCCTATTGCCTTGATCGATGAGCAAATGCCGGTTGTGGTTATTGCTACCAAAATTGGGCATTACGATAAGGTTGTGAGTAATATTCAAGAAATAAAATCCAGAAAAGGAAAAATTATAGGGATTGTTACAGAAGGCGATACAGAAGTGAAGGAACTGGCAGATTATGTGATCGAGGTGCCAGATACTATAGAATCCTTAACGCCATTGTTAACTACAATCCCAATGCAATTGCTTTCTTATCATATTGCAGTGATGCTGGGTAAAAATGTAGATCAGCCAAGAAACTTGGCCAAATCTGTAACGGTAGAATAGTTTATATTCTGTTAACAGGTTTTTTGCTATATTCTTATTTTTAGTCATTTAATTAACTATATTGTTAATGAAATTAACTTAAAATCAGAATATGAAAAAATCGATCCTCCTTATTGTTTTTTTGTGTTGCCTTATTTCCCACGCCCAAACTACGGTTACCGGTCGTATTGTAGATAACAACAGCACCCCGGTTGCGGGAGCCAATATACTGGTTCCCGATCTTTCACAAGGTACGGTTTCAGATCTCAATGGAGATTTTAGTCTTTCCGTTTCCCAAGCCCCACCATTCAACATTCAAATTAGTAGTGTGGGATATGAAACCCAATTGGTTTCTGTTACTTCCAATAATCAGGTAATCAATGTTACGCTACTAGAAGGAAATGCCTTGGATGAAATAGTGGTTTCAGCTTCCAGATCTCCGGAACGAATCTTTGAATCTCCCGTAACCATAGAGCGTTTTGGGATCAAGGAAATAAAGAATACTACCGCCGCCTCCTTCTATGGCGGACTTGAAAACCTAAAAGGAGTAGATATAAACACCAGTAGTTTAACGTTCCAATCTGTAAACACACGTGGTTTTGCCACTTTTGCCAATACCAGATTTGTACAATTGGTAGACGGAATGGATAATTCCTCTCCAGCCTTGAATTTTGTTCTTGGTAATTTGCTTGGGATGACAGAGCTCGACGTGCATAGTATAGAACTCCTCCCTGGAGCTTCTTCCGCTTTATATGGCGCAAATGCTTTTAATGGAATCTTGTTTATGACCAGTAAAAATCCGTTTGATTTTCCGGGAATAAGCGCGTATTATAAGCAGGGAATCACTTCGCAAGAGGCTGCTGGCACCAATCCGGTTTATGATCTTGGTGTTCGGGTTGCCCACAAATTCTCCGATAAATTTGCAGCCAAGGTCAATTTCTCTTATTTAAAAGGAACAGACTGGTATGCCGTAAGTGAGGTAGATGTGCTAAGTCCGGGAAATACGAGAGCCGATCCAAACTATGATGGTTTAAACACTTATGGGGATGACTTTAGTGTAAACATTAAAGGAGTTGGCCAATCCCTGGCTGCTGCAGGGATAATCCCTTTGGAGGCAGTAGACTTTATACCTAATGAAAATGTAACTAGAACAGGTTATGCTGAAACCAGTCTTACCGATTATGAGGCAGAAAGTATAAAATTTGATGCTGCCCTGCACTACAGGCCTTTTGCAGATGATTTTGAAATCAGTTATTTAGGAAAAGTGGGCATTGGATCTACAATTTATCAAGGTGCCAATCGATATGCATTGAAGGACTTTTTTTTGCAACAGCATAAATTGGAAATTGGGAATGACAACTTTTTCGTGAGGGGTTATATCACCGATGAAGACGCCGGTGATTCCTATGATACCCGTTTTACAGCGATCAACATTAATAGGCGTTGGAAATCAGATGAGCAGTGGTTTGGACAATACACCGGAGCATTTTTAGGTGCAACTATGGTGGGCGCTTCTACAGAAGAGGCGCATGCTGTTGCAAGACAAACGGCAGATACGGGAAGATTGGAACCGGGAACACCAGAATTTCAGAATGCCTTTGAGCAGGTAACCACCGACCCAAGTCTTGCTACAGGATCTAAATTCCAAGATGAAACTCAATTAAGGCATGCAGATGCAAATTATAATTTTTCCCACATTACTCAAGATTTTGCTGATATTCAGGTTGGAGGATCGTACAGGCAATACAAACTGAATTCCTTTGGAACTATTTTTACTGATGTAGATGGTCCAATAAAATATTCTGAATATGGTATCTATACGCAAATTCAGAAAAAATTAATGGCAGAAAGATTGAAATTAACTGGATCTATTAGATATGATAAATCCGAATTGTTTGATGGAAACTTCTCTCCACGACTTTCTGTAGGGTATACTGCGGGTGCTAGAAGATCTCACAATTTAAGAGCATCTGTACAAACAGGTTTTAGATATCCAACTACTCAGGATTTATTTATTGGTTTGGATGCCGGAAGAGCAATTTTAGTAGGTTCGGCTGAATCTAATTTGGATCGCGATGTTAGAACCTTCCCATTAAGCGGAGTTGGGGCAGCGGTAACTGGTAGTCCAAATGCCACTGTAGTGGGAAGAGCAGCCTATGAAAATTCATTTTCTTTGAATTCTGTATTAACTGGAGCTCCGGCTAAATCGGATGTAGATATTGTAAAGCCAGAACAAGTAACAGCTTTTGAAGTTGGATATCGTGGAAGGACTGGAAAAGTGATTATAGACTTAAATGCCTATTACAACACCTACAAAGATTTTATTTCTAATGAAACCGTTTTAGTTCCGTTGTATGGAGAGGTTGGGGTTGACGACCTTTCTTTATTGGCGCTTCAACAAGGAGATTTTAAAGCATATCAAACCTATACAAATTCTTCGGCAGATGTAAAATCCTATGGAGCAACAATTGGGCTGGGAACAAAGGTTTTTGGGAATTTTGATCTGGATGGGAACTATACCTATTCCGAAGAGGATTTCGATCAATCTTCGGCTCCAGATTTTAGGACCAGCTTTAATACACCCAAGCACAAAGTGAAGATTTCCTTCGGAAATACAGAGGTGTTCACCAACTTCGGATTCAATGTAAATTATAGATGGAGCGATACCTATTTATGGCAAAGTACTTTTGGGGATGGAACCGTGCCGGCATACTCTGTAGTAGATGCACAGGTAAATTACAAAGTGCCTTCTATTAAATCCATTTTTAAGTTGGGAGCCACCAACATTGGAGGGAACGAATATTTTACTGCCTATGGCACCGGATTAATTGGCCAGCAGTACTACCTATCGATAACATTCAATAACTAAGGATATAGCAGTTAATACGGAATCAATTTGATGTAAAAGCTCTTTAGCATATAAAGCTAAAGAGCTTTTTTGGTTCAGGAATAAGTACTGACGTTCAATAAATTATAGCTAAATAAAGCCGTGTACAGGGCTTTCCTTCTT
It encodes:
- a CDS encoding DUF4270 domain-containing protein, yielding MNFLKRARLVSVAMLLVLAFTSCDDDFNTIGGRLVGQFDSIPLYEAGVIGYSNKIGPVQTNGRTTDGTAINLLGIYNDPVYGQQVASVLTQLSLSTTSPEFGDQPVVDSVVLTLAYYSTVVETGEDGNPVYELDSIFGDSPYKLTVSRSNFFLNNFDPEADFASVQKYYSNQGPVFENNLIGAPLYTNENFLPSNNEVVYEGFNEQNEVDTIRTTPRLRANLPVQFFQENIINKEGSIELFNNNNFNNFIRGLYFKAEPLNGGGNMLLLDFSYLTNPDVGIMIYYTSQVEDSSDSDGDGDTTEMIGQPASYKLNFGTNTVNTFSQDFPAGIASEITETNSEAGAKNLFLKGGEGVVSVIRLFEDEAELAELRANNWLINEANLTFFVDQDRVEIGESEPERIYLYNLKTNEQLFDYLIDPTLNTESPLNSLISHSSRLERDESGAGVSYKIRITEHIKNVLNKDSTNVKLGLVVTQNINLVGNSALKTVIDSITRVPRASVISPEGTVLHGNLSPNVDKRLKFNIYYTETNN
- a CDS encoding TonB-dependent receptor → MKKSILLIVFLCCLISHAQTTVTGRIVDNNSTPVAGANILVPDLSQGTVSDLNGDFSLSVSQAPPFNIQISSVGYETQLVSVTSNNQVINVTLLEGNALDEIVVSASRSPERIFESPVTIERFGIKEIKNTTAASFYGGLENLKGVDINTSSLTFQSVNTRGFATFANTRFVQLVDGMDNSSPALNFVLGNLLGMTELDVHSIELLPGASSALYGANAFNGILFMTSKNPFDFPGISAYYKQGITSQEAAGTNPVYDLGVRVAHKFSDKFAAKVNFSYLKGTDWYAVSEVDVLSPGNTRADPNYDGLNTYGDDFSVNIKGVGQSLAAAGIIPLEAVDFIPNENVTRTGYAETSLTDYEAESIKFDAALHYRPFADDFEISYLGKVGIGSTIYQGANRYALKDFFLQQHKLEIGNDNFFVRGYITDEDAGDSYDTRFTAININRRWKSDEQWFGQYTGAFLGATMVGASTEEAHAVARQTADTGRLEPGTPEFQNAFEQVTTDPSLATGSKFQDETQLRHADANYNFSHITQDFADIQVGGSYRQYKLNSFGTIFTDVDGPIKYSEYGIYTQIQKKLMAERLKLTGSIRYDKSELFDGNFSPRLSVGYTAGARRSHNLRASVQTGFRYPTTQDLFIGLDAGRAILVGSAESNLDRDVRTFPLSGVGAAVTGSPNATVVGRAAYENSFSLNSVLTGAPAKSDVDIVKPEQVTAFEVGYRGRTGKVIIDLNAYYNTYKDFISNETVLVPLYGEVGVDDLSLLALQQGDFKAYQTYTNSSADVKSYGATIGLGTKVFGNFDLDGNYTYSEEDFDQSSAPDFRTSFNTPKHKVKISFGNTEVFTNFGFNVNYRWSDTYLWQSTFGDGTVPAYSVVDAQVNYKVPSIKSIFKLGATNIGGNEYFTAYGTGLIGQQYYLSITFNN
- the panC gene encoding pantoate--beta-alanine ligase translates to MQIIKEKATLTEVISKLKSKDSSIGFVPTMGALHEGHLSLIRQAAAVCDVVVVSIFINPTQFDNAIDLDKYPRTLDSDIQKLEELNLNVIGFTPSAAELYSNNIQSEHFQFDGLEHKMEGKYRNGHFDGVGTVIKKLFEMVQPDKAFFGEKDYQQLQIIKKLVQCYQLPVEVIACPINREHNGLARSSRNERLIPKIRLEASFIHETLLKAKDKFGIESANQITQWVENEFKAHPYFKLEYFEIADSETLKPITNDVNGKLVRAFIAVYFEDIRLIDNIALNY
- a CDS encoding glycogen/starch synthase, producing the protein MKDKRILYVSSEVIPYLPETDISSMSFEAARMVNGLGGQIRIFMPRYGNINERRHQLHEVIRLSGMNLVIDDLDMPLIIKVASIPKERMQVYFIDNEDYFKRKATLTDEDGNLFPDNDERAIFFAKGVIETVKKLNWSPDIIHVHGWLSSLLPLYLRNYYGNEPLFSGAKIVTSIYNQSFDESLDAGMHKKILFDGLENNNVKHLKKPTYVNLMKTAIDNSDAVIIGGNNIPAELSKYLNKQEIPVLDYKTPEEFSTAYQDFYDTQVLSQ
- the panD gene encoding aspartate 1-decarboxylase — encoded protein: MLIHVVKSKIHRVKCTGADLNYIGSITIDQDLMDAANIIEGEKVQIVNNNNGERLETYAIPGPRNSGEITLNGAAARRVAKGDILILITYAIMELEEAKSFKPALVFPNEENNLLH
- the glmS gene encoding glutamine--fructose-6-phosphate transaminase (isomerizing), with protein sequence MCGIVGYIGHREAYPIVLKGLHRLEYRGYDSAGIALFDGEELNLCKTKGKVADLEAKFNATTSTKGNIGIGHTRWATHGVPNDVNSHPHYSNSGNLVIIHNGIIENYSSLKKELIKRGYTFQSDTDTEVLVNLIEDVMINEDVMLGKAVQIALNQTIGAYAITIFDKRKENELVVARLGSPLAIGIGENEFFIASDASPFIEFTNNAIYLEDGEMAVVRLDKEIKVRKIHDDSLVDPYIQELQLNLEQIEKGGYDHFMLKEIYEQPNAITDTYRGRMLVDKGIIRMAGVDDNIERIAKAKRILVVACGTSWHAGLVAEYIFEDLARIPVEVEYASEFRYRNPVIHENDVVIAISQSGETADTMAAIKLAKEKGAFVFGVCNVVGSSISRETHAGAYTHAGPEIGVASTKAFTTQITVLTLMALKLAKHRGTISDTDFRHHLQQLEAIPVKISKVLETTNEHIKEIAFKYKEATNCLYLGRGYNFPVALEGALKLKEISYIHAEGYPAAEMKHGPIALIDEQMPVVVIATKIGHYDKVVSNIQEIKSRKGKIIGIVTEGDTEVKELADYVIEVPDTIESLTPLLTTIPMQLLSYHIAVMLGKNVDQPRNLAKSVTVE